The following DNA comes from Hahella chejuensis KCTC 2396.
GCGGCCTGGTGGGCTACTTCGGCTATGACACCATCCGCTATATCGAGCCGAAGCTGGCCAAGAGCACGCCTCCCGATCCGTTGGGAACGCCGGATATTCTGTTGATGGTCTCGGATGAGCTGGTTGTGTTCGATAACCTGAGCGGCCGTCTGATGTTAATACATCATGTCGATCCCGGCGCAGCGGAAGCCAGCGAACGCGCCCAGGCGCGTCTGGATGAGTTGGAAACCCTGCTGCGACGACCGATCCCCGAGCATAATCTGCATGTCCAGCAAGACCTGCAGATTGCCGAGGAGGATTTCGCTTCAGGTTTCACGCAGCCGAACTTCGAAGCCGCCGTGGAGAAGATCAAGGAATACGTACTGGCTGGGGATGTTATGCAAACGGTGATCTCCCAACGTATGTCCGTCCCCTTCACCGCCGAGCCCATCAACCTGTATCGTTCTCTCCGCTGTCTCAACCCCTCTCCTTATATGTACCACCTGGATCTCGGCGATTTCCATGTGGTCGGCTCCTCACCAGAAATTCTGGCGCACCTGGAAGATGGCGTCGCCACCGTGCGGCCCATCGCCGGCACCCGTAAACGGGGCGCCACCGAGGCGGAAGACAAAGCGCTGGAAGAAGAGCTGCTGGCGGACCCCAAAGAACTCGCCGAGCACCTGATGCTGATCGACCTGGGCCGCAACGATGTCGGCCGCGTCAGCGATATCGGCAGCGTCGAACTGACCGACAAGATGGTGATCGAACGCTACTCTCATGTGATGCATATCGTCTCCAACGTCACCGGCAAACTACGCCAGGGCTTGAGCGCCATTGACGTGCTGCGCGCCACTCTGCCCGCCGGCACGTTGAGCGGAGCCCCGAAAATCCGCGCCATGGAGATCATCGACGAACTGGAGCCGGTAAAACGCGGCGTTTACGGCGGCGCCATCGGATATCTGTCCTGGAACGGCAACATGGATACCGCCATCGCCATTCGCACCGCGGTTATCAAGGACAAGACGCTTTATATTCAGGCCGGGGCCGGCGTAGTCGCCGATTCCGCGCCGCGCCTGGAATGGAAGGAAACCCTCAACAAAGGCCGCGCCGTGTTCCGCGCCGTGGCTATGGCGCAAAAAGGGCTATGAGCCTGCGATCACATGACGGCGAATACACAGACAGAATTTTGAGGGTTAGAACATGTTGGTGATGATTGATAATTACGACTCTTTTACATACAACGTCGTGCAGTATCTGGGCGAACTGGGCGCCGACGTGCGCGTCTATCGTAACGATGAAATCACGGTAGAAGAAATTGAAGCGCTGCAACCGCAGCATCTGGTGATCTCTCCCGGGCCCTGCACGCCCAACGAAGCGGGGATTTCCGTCGCGGCGATCAAGCACTTTGCAGGCAAGCTTCCCATTTTAGGCGTATGCCTGGGCCATCAAAGCATTGGCCAGGCCTTTGGAGGCGAAGTGATTCGCGCCGGCAAAGTCATGCATGGCAAGACTTCCAAGGTGTACCACAACGACGTCGGCGTATTCAAAGGCCTCAACAATCCGTTTGAGGCAACGCGCTATCACTCACTGGTCATCCGCGCGGACACACTGCCAGATTGCCTGGAAGTCACCGCCTGGACCCAGAATGACGACGGCGATCTGGAAGAAATCATGGGCGTGCGTCACAAGGAACTGGCGATAGAAGGCGTGCAATTCCATCCAGAGTCCATTCTCACGGAGCAGGGCCACGACTTACTGCGTAACTTCTTGCAGCAATCGGTCAGCCACTGAGTCAGAGATCAGCCAACGGCGTAAGCTTAGGTTTAATTGCGCGCCGAAAAAGAAAACAACATAGTCTAAAAACTACGAGGAATTGCGCCATGGATATCAAAGCCGCTATCGCCAAGGTTGTCGATAGAAAAGACCTCACCACCGAAGAAATGATTGAGGTCATGCAGCAGATCATGACCGGACAGGCCACTCCCGCACAGATTGGCGGGTTCTTGGTGGCGCTGAGATTTAAAAGTGAAAGCGTCGGCGAAATCACCGGCGCCGCCCAGGTGATGCGTCAACTGGCCAGCAAAGTCGATATCGATGATCCACACCTCGTGGACACCTGCGGCACCGGGGGCGACGGCTCTAACCTGTTTAACGTCAGCACCGCCGCCGCCTTTGTGGTGGCCGCCGCCGGCGGTAAAGTCGCCAAGCACGGCAACCGCAGCGTCAGCAGCCGCTCCGGCAGCGCCGATGTGCTGGAAGCCGCCGGCATCAATCTGGACATGACCGCCGAGCAGGTCGCCCGCGCCATCAAGGAAATCGGCGTCGGCTTTCTATTCGCGCCAGCCCATCACAGCGCCATGAAGCACGCGATCGGGCCGCGCCGGGAAATGGGCATTCGCACCATCTTTAATATGCTGGGCCCCCTGACCAACCCCGCCGGCGTGACCAAGCAGGTCATTGGCGTATTCAACCCATTGCTGTGCCTGCCTCTGGCGGAAGTGCTGCAACGACTGGGCAGCACACACGTTTTAGTCGTTTCCGCAGCGGACGGCCTGGACGAAATCAGCCTCGCCTGTGAAACCCATGTGGCGGAACTGAAAGACGGTAAAATCTCCGAATACACGCTTACTCCAGAAGACGCTGGAATAATGCGCCGCTCTCTGGACGGTTTGACTGTCGCCAGCGCTGAGGAAAGTCTCACACTCATTGAGGCCGCATTGACCAAAGTGACGGATCAAACGTCGCAAAAAGCCCGGGACATTGTCGCCCTGAACGCTGGGGCGGCGATTTACGCCGCAGACCTGGCCAGCTCTTTCAAAGAAGGAGTGGAAATGGCTCAGGACGCGATAGGTTCCGGGCTGGCCTTTGCTAAACTAAAAGAGCTGGCCAGTTTTTCGGCCTGCTTTAAGGAAGAGGAATAAAGGTCAACCTATGAACGACACGCCTACGATTCTGAGAAAGATCATTGACCGTAAAAAACAGGAAGTGGAAGCGCGCAAGATGCGCCAGCCTTTGTCCGTGCTGAAAGACAGTCTGCATCGGGCGGGCCCGGTGCGTGGCTTCGCCCGCGCCATCGAAAAGCGGTTTCAGCACAATGCGCCGGCGGTTATCGCTGAAATCAAGAAGGCGTCTCCCAGCAAAGGGGTGATCCGGGAAAATTTCGATCCCGAGGCCATCGCCAAAAGTTATGAACAAGGCGGCGCCGCCTGTCTTTCCGTGCTGACTGACATTGACTTCTTTCAGGGCGCCGATCAGTACCTGATCCAGGCTCGCAGCGCTACGTCGCTGCCGGTGCTGCGCAAGGATTTCATTGTGGATGAATATCAGGTGTATGAAAGCCGCCTGCTCAATGCGGACTGTATTCTGTTGATCGCTGCAGCGCTAACGCCGCAGCAAATGAAAAGCTACTGCGCCAAAGCCAGAGAGATCGACCTGGATGTGCTGGTGGAAGTGCATAACGCCCAGGAACTGGAATACGCTCTGGAATTGAATACGCCGCTTGTGGGCATCAATAATCGCGATCTGCACACCTTTGACGTCTCTCTTGATACAACGATCAACCTGCTTGATCGCATTCCGGAAGATCGCATCGTGGTGACGGAAAGCGGCATCCATACACCAGAGGACGTGGCGCTGATGCAGCACCACCGGGTCAATACCTTCCTGGTGGGTGAGTCCTTCATGCGCGCGGACGATCCCGGCGCCAAGCTGCGCGAGCTGTTCCTCTAGACCCAGCCGCGCCGGGTTTTCCACCTGCTACTTCCCATTGACTACGCGCCGCCCTGCTGCGGCGCTGAAGCCGCTTCAATCTCTTGCTGCAGCCACTGGGTGAAATGCCTTAACGCCGCATTGCCGCGGGAGCGTGTTGGCATGACCAGCAAATAGCGCTGGTCTATCTTCAAACTAAAATCGAACAGTCTTACCAAGCGTCCCGCACTCAGTTCTTCTTGCACCAGTATCCTGCGCACCAATGCAACCGCCTGTCCCGCCAGGGCAAGTCGAATCACCTGACTGGAGTCAGAGATGATAATGCGGCGACGCGGCTCCAGGTCAGGATGTCCCGCGGCTTTCTTCCAGGCGCTCCAGTTGAAACTGTCCGGCGCATCCGAATCCACCAGCACATGATCTTTCAATACGCGAAAGTCGCTACCAATGCCCTTGGCCAGTTCCGGACTCGCGGCGAGAAAGATTTCCTCTTCCGCCAGGTCTTTCACAATCAGTTCTGGAAAGGTACGGGAACTGAAACGTATGCCGGCGTCCACATCCACATCACGAAAGTCCACCACTTCATTGGACATAGCGATGCGGATATCAACGTCAGGAAACTCAGCGTTGAATTTATGCAATCGGGGAATGAGCCAGGCGCTGGCGAAGGAAGGCAATACGCTAACGGTAATCTGATTACAGCAACGGCGAATCGCCTCTACGCCTTCTTCCAGATGATCGAATCCTTTACGTAGATGCGGTCCCAGTCGCAGCGCCGTTTGCGTCGGCGTCAGACTTCTCGCGCCACGCTCAAACAGGGGGCCAAACTCTTCTTCCAGAGTCTTGATATGTTGACTGACCGCAGACTGAGTCACGCTCAGTCTCTCCGCCGCCGCTGTAAAGGAGCCGCTGCGCAACACCACATCCAAGACCCACAAGGACTTTAACTGATGAACCAACCTACTCATAAGTTTTACTAATCCATGAATTAGAACATATCGTTTTAACGCCAAGTCTGGCCGCCTTACTATTTTCATAAAATAGGAGGCAAGATATGAAAACCGCAATCAGATTAGCACAGAACGCACAGCAAGCAGAGCCATTAGATTTCCTAACCAGACTTAGAAGCTTGACGCAGCAATGGAGAAAACAGGCGAGAACACGGCGCGAACTGGCCAATTTGAATGACCATCTGCTAAAGGATCTGGGAATTACTGAAGGCGATCGCCGCCAGGAAGCCAGTAAACCCTTCTGGAGAAGCTGAATGAGGCGTCGGATTATTCGCCAAGTTGTAGAACGCCGTTAGCCCCATAATCTCCTTTACAGACAA
Coding sequences within:
- the trpE gene encoding anthranilate synthase component I; the encoded protein is MTPEQLAAYHQAGYNRVPVVREVMADLDTPLSTYLKLANAPYTYLLESVQGGDKWGRYSIIGLPCRSVLKVNGHQINLYDNNALTESTECADPLAYIETFQQRFKVPDVEGLPRFNGGLVGYFGYDTIRYIEPKLAKSTPPDPLGTPDILLMVSDELVVFDNLSGRLMLIHHVDPGAAEASERAQARLDELETLLRRPIPEHNLHVQQDLQIAEEDFASGFTQPNFEAAVEKIKEYVLAGDVMQTVISQRMSVPFTAEPINLYRSLRCLNPSPYMYHLDLGDFHVVGSSPEILAHLEDGVATVRPIAGTRKRGATEAEDKALEEELLADPKELAEHLMLIDLGRNDVGRVSDIGSVELTDKMVIERYSHVMHIVSNVTGKLRQGLSAIDVLRATLPAGTLSGAPKIRAMEIIDELEPVKRGVYGGAIGYLSWNGNMDTAIAIRTAVIKDKTLYIQAGAGVVADSAPRLEWKETLNKGRAVFRAVAMAQKGL
- a CDS encoding aminodeoxychorismate/anthranilate synthase component II, which gives rise to MLVMIDNYDSFTYNVVQYLGELGADVRVYRNDEITVEEIEALQPQHLVISPGPCTPNEAGISVAAIKHFAGKLPILGVCLGHQSIGQAFGGEVIRAGKVMHGKTSKVYHNDVGVFKGLNNPFEATRYHSLVIRADTLPDCLEVTAWTQNDDGDLEEIMGVRHKELAIEGVQFHPESILTEQGHDLLRNFLQQSVSH
- the trpD gene encoding anthranilate phosphoribosyltransferase gives rise to the protein MDIKAAIAKVVDRKDLTTEEMIEVMQQIMTGQATPAQIGGFLVALRFKSESVGEITGAAQVMRQLASKVDIDDPHLVDTCGTGGDGSNLFNVSTAAAFVVAAAGGKVAKHGNRSVSSRSGSADVLEAAGINLDMTAEQVARAIKEIGVGFLFAPAHHSAMKHAIGPRREMGIRTIFNMLGPLTNPAGVTKQVIGVFNPLLCLPLAEVLQRLGSTHVLVVSAADGLDEISLACETHVAELKDGKISEYTLTPEDAGIMRRSLDGLTVASAEESLTLIEAALTKVTDQTSQKARDIVALNAGAAIYAADLASSFKEGVEMAQDAIGSGLAFAKLKELASFSACFKEEE
- the trpC gene encoding indole-3-glycerol phosphate synthase TrpC, whose product is MNDTPTILRKIIDRKKQEVEARKMRQPLSVLKDSLHRAGPVRGFARAIEKRFQHNAPAVIAEIKKASPSKGVIRENFDPEAIAKSYEQGGAACLSVLTDIDFFQGADQYLIQARSATSLPVLRKDFIVDEYQVYESRLLNADCILLIAAALTPQQMKSYCAKAREIDLDVLVEVHNAQELEYALELNTPLVGINNRDLHTFDVSLDTTINLLDRIPEDRIVVTESGIHTPEDVALMQHHRVNTFLVGESFMRADDPGAKLRELFL
- a CDS encoding LysR substrate-binding domain-containing protein gives rise to the protein MSRLVHQLKSLWVLDVVLRSGSFTAAAERLSVTQSAVSQHIKTLEEEFGPLFERGARSLTPTQTALRLGPHLRKGFDHLEEGVEAIRRCCNQITVSVLPSFASAWLIPRLHKFNAEFPDVDIRIAMSNEVVDFRDVDVDAGIRFSSRTFPELIVKDLAEEEIFLAASPELAKGIGSDFRVLKDHVLVDSDAPDSFNWSAWKKAAGHPDLEPRRRIIISDSSQVIRLALAGQAVALVRRILVQEELSAGRLVRLFDFSLKIDQRYLLVMPTRSRGNAALRHFTQWLQQEIEAASAPQQGGA
- a CDS encoding DUF1127 domain-containing protein, which encodes MKTAIRLAQNAQQAEPLDFLTRLRSLTQQWRKQARTRRELANLNDHLLKDLGITEGDRRQEASKPFWRS